The proteins below come from a single Ictalurus furcatus strain D&B chromosome 27, Billie_1.0, whole genome shotgun sequence genomic window:
- the cbfa2t3 gene encoding protein CBFA2T3 isoform X3 yields MPDSPADVKTQPRSTPPTMPPPPPAVSQAANRNASFTPTTMLNGSSHSPTALNGAPSTPNGFSNGPAGSSTAALPTQQLPPACGARQLCKLKRFLTTLQQFGNDISPEIGERVRSLVLGLVNSTLTIEEFHGKLQEATNFPLRPFVIPFLKANLPLLQRELLHCARLAKQTPAQYLAQHEQLLLDANANSPLDSSEILLELNEHGKRRTPDRTKEAGGERDALHTEHMAKRPCTVSPSQRFSPSSGIAAHAPPNGLPTHPPNGLAHPSAPGPQQYRLEDMAMAHHYRDAYRHGEHRDSRERHRQTAVHGARQEEVIDHRLTDREWAEEWKHLDNLLNCIMDMVEKTRRSLTVLRRCQEADREEMNHWIRRYSDVEDMKKDIHRDFLHRPPSGYLPEEIWRKAGAPSIPLSPAIKQLHNKQEEAVNEVKRQAMSELQKAVSDAERKAHEMISAERSKMERALAEAKRQASEDALSVINQQEDSSESCWNCGRKASETCSGCNTARYCGSFCQHKDWEKHHHVCGQTLQGLPGGSSVPLGTPSSSSSSSSSSSSSSSSSAPPTHSDSTAPGPLSLVGHAGGGGSPKDSSASSSSVSRSTTPATPALLDSSSR; encoded by the exons ATGCCAGATTCACCAGCCGATGTGAAAACCCAGCCCAGGTCGACTCCGCCCACAATGCCACCCCCACCACCTGCCGTGAGCCAGGCAGCCAATCGCAATGCGTCATTCACGCCGACAACAA TGCTGAACGGGAGCAGCCACTCGCCAACCGCACTTAACGGAGCTCCGTCCACCCCCAACGGCTTCAGTAACGGGCCAGCCGGCTCGTCCACAGCGGCTCTGCCCACGCAGCAGCTGCCCCCGGCGTGTGGAGCTCGCCAGCTCTGCAAACTCAAACGCTTCCTTACCACTCTGCAACAGTTTGGCAATGACATCTCACCCGAGATAGGGGAGAGGGTGCGCAGTCTGGTGCTCGGCCTCGTG AATTCAACTCTCACCATAGAAGAGTTTCACGGCAAACTGCAGGAGGCCACCAACTTCCCTCTTCGACCCTTCGTCATTCCCTTTCTCAAG gctAACCTACCCCTCCTGCAGAGGGAGCTGTTGCACTGTGCCCGTCTGGCCAAGCAGACCCCTGCTCAGTACCTGGCTCAGCACGAGCAGCTGCTGCTGGACGCCAACGCCAACTCGCCGCTCGACTCCTCCGAGATCCTCCTGGAGCTCAACGAGCACGGCAAAAGGAGAACGCCCGACAG GACCAAAGAGGCAGGAGGTGAGAGGGATGCCTTGCACACCGAGCACATGGCCAAGCGGCCGTGTACAGTCAGCCCAAGTCAGCGCTTCAGTCCAAGCAGCGGCATCGCAGCCCACGCTCCTCCCAACGGCCTGCCCACTCACCCTCCCAATGGCCTGGCCCACCCGAGCGCCCCTGGCCCACAGCAGTACCGCCTGGAGGACATGGCCATGGCCCATCACTACAGAGACGCCTACAGACACGGCGAGCACAGGGACTCTCGCGAACGCCACCGACAGACAG ctgTTCATGGAGCGCGTCAGGAGGAGGTCATCGATCACCGGCTCACCGACCGTGAGTGGGCTGAGGAGTGGAAGCACCTGGATAAC tTGCTGAACTGCATTATGGACATGGTGGAGAAGACGAGGCGCTCTCTGACCGTGCTTCGCCGCTGTCAGGAGGCCGACCGTGAAGAGATGAACCACTGGATCCGGCGCTACAGTGACGTGGAGGATATGAAGAAAG ACATTCATCGAGACTTCCTTCATCGGCCTCCGTCTGGATACCTGCCCGAAGAGATCTGGAGGAAGGCAG GTGCCCCCAGCATCCCGCTCTCCCCAGCAATAAAGCAACTGCACAACAAACAGG AGGAGGCCGTGAACGAGGTGAAGAGGCAGGCCATGTCTGAGCTGCAGAAGGCCGTGTCTGACGCCGAGAGGAAAGCTCACGAGATGATCTCAGCCGAACGCTCCAAGATGGAGAGAGCACTAGCGGAGGCCAAGAGACAGGCCTCGGAGGACGCGCTGTCCGTCATCAACCAGCAAGAGGACTCCAGCGAG AGCTGCTGGAACTGCGGCCGCAAGGCGAGCGAGACGTGCAGCGGCTGTAACACAGCGCGGTACTGCGGCTCCTTCTGCCAGCACAAGGACTGGGAGAAACACCACCACGTGTGCGGCCAGACGCTACAGGGGCTACCCGGAGGCAGCAGCGTTCCTCTGGGAACTCCTTCCTCTTCgtcgtcctcctcctcttcttcctcctcctcgtcctcttcCAGCGCTCCGCCCACACACTCGGACAGCACCGCTCCGGGCCCTCTGTCCCTGGTTGGGCACGCTGGCGGCGGAGGAAGCCCCAAAGACAGCAGCGCCAGCTCCAGCAGTGTGTCGCGTTCCACCACCCCTGCCACACCTGCCCTGCTGGACTCCTCCTCCCGCTGA
- the cbfa2t3 gene encoding protein CBFA2T3 isoform X1: protein MYEMTSALHRDRYKRSGSRKHSSASASSFSQLLMSNRVATVMLTSPRAASDKHHVHQPLSTQTQRRRHAGSAETKVGTMPDSPADVKTQPRSTPPTMPPPPPAVSQAANRNASFTPTTMLNGSSHSPTALNGAPSTPNGFSNGPAGSSTAALPTQQLPPACGARQLCKLKRFLTTLQQFGNDISPEIGERVRSLVLGLVNSTLTIEEFHGKLQEATNFPLRPFVIPFLKANLPLLQRELLHCARLAKQTPAQYLAQHEQLLLDANANSPLDSSEILLELNEHGKRRTPDRTKEAGGERDALHTEHMAKRPCTVSPSQRFSPSSGIAAHAPPNGLPTHPPNGLAHPSAPGPQQYRLEDMAMAHHYRDAYRHGEHRDSRERHRQTAVHGARQEEVIDHRLTDREWAEEWKHLDNLLNCIMDMVEKTRRSLTVLRRCQEADREEMNHWIRRYSDVEDMKKDIHRDFLHRPPSGYLPEEIWRKAGAPSIPLSPAIKQLHNKQEEAVNEVKRQAMSELQKAVSDAERKAHEMISAERSKMERALAEAKRQASEDALSVINQQEDSSESCWNCGRKASETCSGCNTARYCGSFCQHKDWEKHHHVCGQTLQGLPGGSSVPLGTPSSSSSSSSSSSSSSSSSAPPTHSDSTAPGPLSLVGHAGGGGSPKDSSASSSSVSRSTTPATPALLDSSSR, encoded by the exons GTAGCGCTGAAACGAAGGTCGGAACAATGCCAGATTCACCAGCCGATGTGAAAACCCAGCCCAGGTCGACTCCGCCCACAATGCCACCCCCACCACCTGCCGTGAGCCAGGCAGCCAATCGCAATGCGTCATTCACGCCGACAACAA TGCTGAACGGGAGCAGCCACTCGCCAACCGCACTTAACGGAGCTCCGTCCACCCCCAACGGCTTCAGTAACGGGCCAGCCGGCTCGTCCACAGCGGCTCTGCCCACGCAGCAGCTGCCCCCGGCGTGTGGAGCTCGCCAGCTCTGCAAACTCAAACGCTTCCTTACCACTCTGCAACAGTTTGGCAATGACATCTCACCCGAGATAGGGGAGAGGGTGCGCAGTCTGGTGCTCGGCCTCGTG AATTCAACTCTCACCATAGAAGAGTTTCACGGCAAACTGCAGGAGGCCACCAACTTCCCTCTTCGACCCTTCGTCATTCCCTTTCTCAAG gctAACCTACCCCTCCTGCAGAGGGAGCTGTTGCACTGTGCCCGTCTGGCCAAGCAGACCCCTGCTCAGTACCTGGCTCAGCACGAGCAGCTGCTGCTGGACGCCAACGCCAACTCGCCGCTCGACTCCTCCGAGATCCTCCTGGAGCTCAACGAGCACGGCAAAAGGAGAACGCCCGACAG GACCAAAGAGGCAGGAGGTGAGAGGGATGCCTTGCACACCGAGCACATGGCCAAGCGGCCGTGTACAGTCAGCCCAAGTCAGCGCTTCAGTCCAAGCAGCGGCATCGCAGCCCACGCTCCTCCCAACGGCCTGCCCACTCACCCTCCCAATGGCCTGGCCCACCCGAGCGCCCCTGGCCCACAGCAGTACCGCCTGGAGGACATGGCCATGGCCCATCACTACAGAGACGCCTACAGACACGGCGAGCACAGGGACTCTCGCGAACGCCACCGACAGACAG ctgTTCATGGAGCGCGTCAGGAGGAGGTCATCGATCACCGGCTCACCGACCGTGAGTGGGCTGAGGAGTGGAAGCACCTGGATAAC tTGCTGAACTGCATTATGGACATGGTGGAGAAGACGAGGCGCTCTCTGACCGTGCTTCGCCGCTGTCAGGAGGCCGACCGTGAAGAGATGAACCACTGGATCCGGCGCTACAGTGACGTGGAGGATATGAAGAAAG ACATTCATCGAGACTTCCTTCATCGGCCTCCGTCTGGATACCTGCCCGAAGAGATCTGGAGGAAGGCAG GTGCCCCCAGCATCCCGCTCTCCCCAGCAATAAAGCAACTGCACAACAAACAGG AGGAGGCCGTGAACGAGGTGAAGAGGCAGGCCATGTCTGAGCTGCAGAAGGCCGTGTCTGACGCCGAGAGGAAAGCTCACGAGATGATCTCAGCCGAACGCTCCAAGATGGAGAGAGCACTAGCGGAGGCCAAGAGACAGGCCTCGGAGGACGCGCTGTCCGTCATCAACCAGCAAGAGGACTCCAGCGAG AGCTGCTGGAACTGCGGCCGCAAGGCGAGCGAGACGTGCAGCGGCTGTAACACAGCGCGGTACTGCGGCTCCTTCTGCCAGCACAAGGACTGGGAGAAACACCACCACGTGTGCGGCCAGACGCTACAGGGGCTACCCGGAGGCAGCAGCGTTCCTCTGGGAACTCCTTCCTCTTCgtcgtcctcctcctcttcttcctcctcctcgtcctcttcCAGCGCTCCGCCCACACACTCGGACAGCACCGCTCCGGGCCCTCTGTCCCTGGTTGGGCACGCTGGCGGCGGAGGAAGCCCCAAAGACAGCAGCGCCAGCTCCAGCAGTGTGTCGCGTTCCACCACCCCTGCCACACCTGCCCTGCTGGACTCCTCCTCCCGCTGA